GTGTGACATCTgtataaaacttttcccacagtccaagcacttgtggggtctctctcctgtgtgtaatgactgatgttgaacaaggtttGACCTCActgtgaaacttttcccataATCCAAGCACTTGtgtggtctctctcctgtgtgtaatgcctgatgtttaacaagctgtaaccttcttatgaaacttttctcacagtccaagcacttgtggggtctctctcctgtgtgtaatgcctgatgttgaTCAAGGTGTGCCCTCTGTATGAAAATTTTCCCACATTcaaagcacttgtggggtctttcttctgtgtggattgcctgatgtcgaACAAGATGTGCTCTCTgtataaaacttttcccacagtccaagcactggtggggtctctctcctgtatggattgcctgatgatgaACTAGGTGTGactttcttatgaaacttttcccacagttcaaGCACTTGTGgcgtctctctcctgtgtggattgcttgATGATGAACTAGGCGTGactttcttatgaaacttttcccacagttcaagcacttgtggggtctctctcctgtgtggattgcctgatgacgaACTAggtttgacctctgtatgaaacttttcccacagtccaagcacttctggggtctttctcctgtgtggattgcctgatgtttaacaaggactgaccttcttttgaaacttttcccacagtccaagcacttgtggggtctctctcctgtgtggtttgcctgatgttgaacaaggtctgaccttcttttgaaacttttcccacagtccaagcacttgtggggtctttctcctgtgtggattgcctgatgacgaACTAggtttgacctctgtatgaaacttttcccacagtccaagcacttgtggggtctttctcctgtgtggattgcctcatgtttaacaaggtgtgactttcttatgaaacttttcccacagtccaagcacttatggggtctctccctTGTCTGGCTCAACTGATGTCTCATTATTTCTGTGttcgaaatgaaacatttcccccACTCAAGGGATTGAGAgggtttctctccagtgtggctTGTCTCACGGTTATTAAGATCTGAGAGCTTATTGAAGCTTTCCCCATGGTCCAAGCATTGAAGGGGTTTCTCTCCAGTGTAGATTGTCTCATGTGTCACAAGCTGTGATCTCACAATGAATTCTTTCCCACACTGAGGGTAGTGACCGGGTGTCTCTTCCTTGGGGTTTGTCTGCTGCTCTCTGGGATCCTTGTCTCCTCCTGCACCGTTAATAGATTCATCCACTCTCTTCCCTGCGTGGTTTTCCAGAAGCCTCTCTGACCTGTGCCACTTTCCCCAGCCTTCTTCCTGCtccaagcactgggaaaaattcccttcagctcttcccacaAAGGTTCCCTGCATTTCCACTTCCGCGGGAACTTCCTCATGATGATTCCCCTCCTCATTCTCACTCCCTcgctcagcacctgctgggagacagacaatccagacaggagtcattgtgctggTGAGAATGAGGAATAGTACCGAGGGAAAACCCAACACAAACAATGAGCAATTGGACTCCGCCTTCAAATCCCACCCAAACACTCACAGGGAAGGAAAGCTGGGAAGCAAACTCCTGCAGCTAATAGGCAGATTGGAATGGCGTGAGCTATGTCTGATGACTGCAGCCCTGTCCTGGctgagatgaggaagaactgagggcGCTTACTCACACCATATTTTGGGATTGTCAACTTTTTCCTTCATCCCCCAGAAGGTTtctgtgtcagtcctcacctgtaCGGGTGCATCTCAGAAGCCTTCTTTCCTCGCAGGCCTGGAGATCGGgtacccacggctcttcccctcgttccagccggGAGAtgagctcaggtttgggaaagggtaatcctgtgcagagggtgaaatcagaccagatcagggtgCTTGGAACATTGGTGGAGTATTTGACAGAAAGGATATTCCGTGAGTGGAACCTGTCCCTGCGCTCTGCTGGAGGAACGTGGAATGCAAGAGGATGGGGAAACGGTCACTGAGCCCCCTTGTGCAGAGGAAGTTGTCTGGGGAGGTGAGTTGAATTATTACTACACCCTCACTAGGCATTCCCAGGATCTGTGCGCTCTGGGGGTCTTGCTgactcacacacagctctgcacttaaacccctgcctctttctaaacctgcagagcccagagccctccctcTGGCTGGAGCTATTCCCAAGGAGGGAGGTGAACAGGGATTGTGTGTGCAGCCgagaaacaacacagacaggacaatGCTGGATTTATGTCCCTTTgaaagctggaggggtggggatggtttAGCTTGTCCATTGGGTTTTGACACCCATGTCCCACTGCAAAGCGCATGGAGATCCAAGTCTCTCTCACAGGGCAGCTGTGCATTATGGAACCACTCGCCTCTGATCTAACTGACATGGGAAGAACATGACCAGATTCAGACATGGAGACCCCACGGCTTCTAGTTAGGCTGACCAGACGTCGGAtattatcaggacagtcccgattttagggtatttgtcccgtgtcccgaccttATATCGGTCGGGACGCACTAGTTCCTGATATCGGGGGACCATCTGGTGGAGGTTGCAAGCCGGCACcactcacctcttcttcctgcgCCTGGGGAAGCGCAGCTGAACTCCTGGCGCTTGCCCGCCGGCCGGCAGGAGCCTACAGAGTGCTgtagccccactccccaggcacgcacagaGGCGGTGAGGAGGTCTCCGCTGCGTGCTGCGGGGATGGGGCTTGTAGGCGCCGGCAGAGAGCCCACCCACCCTCGCCCCCCTAGACCCGACCCGAGCGaccttaggagccagagggacaggaCCTGCCtcctggatgcttcctgggagccccTCCAGGAAGTCTAGCACTGCTGggactcacctggccccctggcgggtccctctggctgggggaggggctctgcgtgctgccccctccctccttgaggggggaggtggagacggaaTGGAGGCAAGCTGGTGTGGCGGGTGGGCAGGgcgtggagctgccggtgggttctcagctcccaccaatttttcctgtgCTCCGGCgtttttttgtgttttgcttCACCGCCGgcttgttttttggttttttttgctcccccacacgtcccgatatttcacctcTCTCATCTctcaaggaagaaaggagggcagcagaatacggaccctggacttcagaaatgcagactttgactccctcagggaacagatgggcaggatcccctgggagaataacatgaagggcaaaggggtccaggagagctggctgtattttaaagaatccttattgaggttgcaggaacaaaccatcccgatgtgtagaaagaatagtaaatatggcaggcgaccagcttggctaaacagtgaaatccttgctgatcttaaacgcaaaaaagaggcttataagaagtggaagattggacaaatgaccaggaaggagtgtaaaaatattgctcaggcgtgcaggagtgaaatcaggaaggccaaatcacacttggagttgcagttagcaagagatgttaagagtaacaagaagggtttcttcaggtatgttagcaacaagaagaaaatcaaggaaagtgtgggccccttactgaatgagggaggcaacctagtgaccgaggatgtggaaaaagctaatgtactcaatgatttttttgcctctgtcttcacgcacaaggtcagctcccagattgctgcactgggcagtacagcatggggagaaggtgaccaaccctctgtggagaaagaagtggttcgggactatttagaaaaactggacgtgcacaagtccatggggccggatgtgctgcatccgagggtgctaaaggagttggcgggtgagattggagagccattagccattatttttgaaaactcatggcgatcgggggaggtcccagatgactggaaaaaggctaatgtagtgcccatctttaaaaaagggaagaaggaggatccggggaactacaggccagtcagcctcacctcagtccctggaaaaatcatggagcaggtcctcagggaatcaattatgaaacatttagaggagaggaaagtgatcaggaacaggcagcatggattcacgaaggggaagtcgtgcctgactaacctaattgccttctatgatgagataactggctctgtggatgaggggaaagcagtggatgtgttatttcttgactttagcaaagcttttgatactgtctcccacagtattcttgccaccaagttaaagaagtatgggctggatgaatggactgtaaggtggatagaaagctggctagatcgtcgggctcaacgggtagtgatcaatggctccatgtctagttggcagccggtttcaagtggagtgccccaagggtcggtcctggggccggttttgtttaatatctttattaatcatctggaggatggtgtggactgcactctcagcaagtttgcagatgacactaaactaggaggcgtggtagatacactagagggtagggatcggatacagagggacctagacaaattagaggattgggcagaaaaaaacctgatgaggttcaacaaggacaagtgcagagtcctgcacttaggacggaagaatcccatgcactgctacagactagggaccgaatggctaggtagcagttctgctgaaaaggacctaggggtcacagtggacgagaagctggatatgagtcaacagtgtgctcttgttgccaagaaggctaacggcattttgggcagtataagtaggggcattgccagcagatcgaggaacgtgatcgttcccctttattcgacatttgtgaggcctcatctggaatactgtgtccagttttgggccccacactacaagaaggatgtggaaaaattggaaagagtccagcggagggcaacaaaaatgattaggggtctggagcacatgacttatgaggagaggctgagagaactgggattgtttagtctccagaagagaagaatgaggggggatttgatagcagctttcaactacctgaagggaggttccaaagaggatggagctcggctgttctcagtggtggcagatgacagaacaaggagcaatggtctcaagttgcagtgggggaggtccaggttggatatcaggaaaaactatttcactaggagggtggtgaaacactggaatgcattaccgagggaggtggtggagtctccttccttggaggtttttaaggcccggcttgacaaagccctggctgggatgatttagctgggaattggtcctgctttgagcagggggttggactagatgacctcttgaggtcccttccaactctgatattctatgattctatgatctagtcACCCTGCTTCTAGTATCTGAGGGAacgggaatcccttacccagcgaggtcaccgtctcgtagttctcctgcatgacgtccctgtagagggctctctgagcggggtcaatcagagccccctgcccctcggtgaaatacacagccacctcctcgaagctCACCGgcatctgaaagaaaaagagtcccccactcagcacctgctgccgCAGCCACAATCCCATTAGTCACGCAGGAGGAAGGATAAAGAAATTGAAGTTCTGGGAGGGTCAGAGTagcagaatcccacccccacGCTGctgagagcagccaggaggcttcagggtgtggggagaaggtgagagctccttgtccccccacagcacacggagcagggcagggtcttctcatttcccacatgcctgccagccacaggctgatatgggaagcagagctctgagccagggaCAGGAAACCCAACAGCTTCCCTTCATAATTCACAGCAGCCTCAGTCTAGTGGGGTCTcactccagcactgggagccttGAAAATGTTCCCAGCCCTGTGCAAGGGGGTTGTATCCTGTTTGAGAAATGGGGGAATGTCCCGTCTCCCCTCCCCTGTCACCAATGGGCCCACTCAGAAAATCAGCAGGTTTATCACATcttgtctcctccctgcccctgaaaatcccctacctgagctggctccatcacaaaca
The window above is part of the Chrysemys picta bellii isolate R12L10 chromosome 12, ASM1138683v2, whole genome shotgun sequence genome. Proteins encoded here:
- the LOC122173389 gene encoding zinc finger protein 436-like isoform X2, whose product is MFVMEPAQMPVSFEEVAVYFTEGQGALIDPAQRALYRDVMQENYETVTSLGLPFPKPELISRLERGEEPWVPDLQACEERRLLRCTRTAGAERGSENEEGNHHEEVPAEVEMQGTFVGRAEGNFSQCLEQEEGWGKWHRSERLLENHAGKRVDESINGAGGDKDPREQQTNPKEETPGHYPQCGKEFIVRSQLVTHETIYTGEKPLQCLDHGESFNKLSDLNNRETSHTGEKPSQSLEWGKCFISNTEIMRHQLSQTRERPHKCLDCGKSFIRKSHLVKHEAIHTGERPHKCLDCGKSFIQRSNLVRHQAIHTGERPHKCLDCGKSFKRRSDLVQHQANHTGERPHKCLDCGKSFKRRSVLVKHQAIHTGERPQKCLDCGKSFIQRSNLVRHQAIHTGERPHKCLNCGKSFIRKSRLVHHQAIHTGERRHKCLNCGKSFIRKSHLVHHQAIHTGERPHQCLDCGKSFIQRAHLVRHQAIHTEERPHKCFECGKIFIQRAHLDQHQALHTGERPHKCLDCEKSFIRRLQLVKHQALHTGERPHKCLDYGKSFTVRSNLVQHQSLHTGERPHKCLDCGKSFIQMSHLVQHQSIHTGENPEVLGLREKFHIEV
- the LOC122173389 gene encoding zinc finger protein 436-like isoform X3 produces the protein MPVSFEEVAVYFTEGQGALIDPAQRALYRDVMQENYETVTSLGLPFPKPELISRLERGEEPWVPDLQACEERRLLRCTRTAGAERGSENEEGNHHEEVPAEVEMQGTFVGRAEGNFSQCLEQEEGWGKWHRSERLLENHAGKRVDESINGAGGDKDPREQQTNPKEETPGHYPQCGKEFIVRSQLVTHETIYTGEKPLQCLDHGESFNKLSDLNNRETSHTGEKPSQSLEWGKCFISNTEIMRHQLSQTRERPHKCLDCGKSFIRKSHLVKHEAIHTGERPHKCLDCGKSFIQRSNLVRHQAIHTGERPHKCLDCGKSFKRRSDLVQHQANHTGERPHKCLDCGKSFKRRSVLVKHQAIHTGERPQKCLDCGKSFIQRSNLVRHQAIHTGERPHKCLNCGKSFIRKSRLVHHQAIHTGERRHKCLNCGKSFIRKSHLVHHQAIHTGERPHQCLDCGKSFIQRAHLVRHQAIHTEERPHKCFECGKIFIQRAHLDQHQALHTGERPHKCLDCEKSFIRRLQLVKHQALHTGERPHKCLDYGKSFTVRSNLVQHQSLHTGERPHKCLDCGKSFIQMSHLVQHQSIHTGENPEVLGLREKFHIEV
- the LOC122173389 gene encoding zinc finger protein 436-like isoform X4; translated protein: MPVSFEEVAVYFTEGQGALIDPAQRALYRDVMQENYETVTSLGLPFPKPELISRLERGEEPWVPDLQACEERRLLRCTRTGAERGSENEEGNHHEEVPAEVEMQGTFVGRAEGNFSQCLEQEEGWGKWHRSERLLENHAGKRVDESINGAGGDKDPREQQTNPKEETPGHYPQCGKEFIVRSQLVTHETIYTGEKPLQCLDHGESFNKLSDLNNRETSHTGEKPSQSLEWGKCFISNTEIMRHQLSQTRERPHKCLDCGKSFIRKSHLVKHEAIHTGERPHKCLDCGKSFIQRSNLVRHQAIHTGERPHKCLDCGKSFKRRSDLVQHQANHTGERPHKCLDCGKSFKRRSVLVKHQAIHTGERPQKCLDCGKSFIQRSNLVRHQAIHTGERPHKCLNCGKSFIRKSRLVHHQAIHTGERRHKCLNCGKSFIRKSHLVHHQAIHTGERPHQCLDCGKSFIQRAHLVRHQAIHTEERPHKCFECGKIFIQRAHLDQHQALHTGERPHKCLDCEKSFIRRLQLVKHQALHTGERPHKCLDYGKSFTVRSNLVQHQSLHTGERPHKCLDCGKSFIQMSHLVQHQSIHTGENPEVLGLREKFHIEV
- the LOC122173389 gene encoding zinc finger protein 436-like isoform X1, with product MHIISLSSINEEKLRLRNHVHLLLQIGPSSRRQGREMFVMEPAQMPVSFEEVAVYFTEGQGALIDPAQRALYRDVMQENYETVTSLGLPFPKPELISRLERGEEPWVPDLQACEERRLLRCTRTGAERGSENEEGNHHEEVPAEVEMQGTFVGRAEGNFSQCLEQEEGWGKWHRSERLLENHAGKRVDESINGAGGDKDPREQQTNPKEETPGHYPQCGKEFIVRSQLVTHETIYTGEKPLQCLDHGESFNKLSDLNNRETSHTGEKPSQSLEWGKCFISNTEIMRHQLSQTRERPHKCLDCGKSFIRKSHLVKHEAIHTGERPHKCLDCGKSFIQRSNLVRHQAIHTGERPHKCLDCGKSFKRRSDLVQHQANHTGERPHKCLDCGKSFKRRSVLVKHQAIHTGERPQKCLDCGKSFIQRSNLVRHQAIHTGERPHKCLNCGKSFIRKSRLVHHQAIHTGERRHKCLNCGKSFIRKSHLVHHQAIHTGERPHQCLDCGKSFIQRAHLVRHQAIHTEERPHKCFECGKIFIQRAHLDQHQALHTGERPHKCLDCEKSFIRRLQLVKHQALHTGERPHKCLDYGKSFTVRSNLVQHQSLHTGERPHKCLDCGKSFIQMSHLVQHQSIHTGENPEVLGLREKFHIEV